The following are from one region of the Desmospora profundinema genome:
- a CDS encoding 3D domain-containing protein, with the protein MKKTLIITLGILSILLLSGTAVAYAMMQKEVTISFSDKDESITTSVLKGTPASILDSEGYDREQLEEQYEPSVAWDTPIQEDTKIHLTCNCEVTLKVGAEDGKKVKTMQPTVGDFLEEQKVKVGKNDQVNAVMDQKITNDLTIVVDQIEKRVQKKVETTDFQTKEEKDPNLPEGEKKVTQEGKEGKEIYQVTALYKNGKAMVTDKKLIEKVDPVQRIVKVGSGKAATASSEKKETELASSGGSRIAGLKYSKTMNAQATGYTHTGNPTATGVMPKRGTVAVDPSVIPLGTRLYIPGYGQGVAQDTGGAVRGNIVDLFFETREEAIQWGRRNVTVYILE; encoded by the coding sequence ATGAAGAAAACCTTAATCATTACGTTGGGGATTCTAAGCATCCTTCTTTTATCAGGCACGGCTGTGGCATATGCCATGATGCAAAAAGAAGTTACCATTTCGTTTAGTGATAAAGATGAAAGCATCACCACCAGCGTTCTGAAGGGAACGCCGGCCAGCATCTTGGACAGCGAAGGCTACGACCGGGAGCAGCTGGAGGAGCAATATGAACCCAGCGTTGCTTGGGATACCCCGATCCAAGAGGATACGAAAATCCACTTGACCTGCAACTGTGAAGTCACCTTGAAAGTAGGTGCCGAAGACGGCAAAAAGGTGAAAACCATGCAGCCTACTGTGGGGGACTTCTTGGAAGAACAAAAGGTGAAAGTGGGCAAGAACGATCAGGTTAACGCCGTTATGGATCAGAAGATTACCAATGATTTGACGATCGTTGTTGACCAGATCGAAAAACGTGTCCAAAAGAAAGTGGAAACAACAGACTTTCAAACCAAGGAAGAAAAAGACCCCAACCTTCCTGAAGGTGAGAAAAAAGTCACGCAAGAAGGAAAAGAAGGGAAGGAAATTTACCAGGTAACCGCCCTGTACAAGAACGGCAAAGCGATGGTGACGGACAAGAAGCTGATTGAAAAAGTGGATCCGGTCCAGCGGATTGTCAAAGTCGGATCCGGCAAAGCAGCAACGGCTTCCAGTGAGAAAAAAGAGACGGAACTGGCCTCCTCCGGCGGTTCCCGCATCGCCGGATTGAAGTACTCCAAAACAATGAATGCTCAGGCAACGGGTTACACCCACACGGGGAATCCGACTGCCACCGGAGTGATGCCCAAACGGGGGACCGTCGCGGTGGATCCCAGTGTGATTCCGTTGGGAACGAGACTCTACATACCGGGTTACGGCCAAGGAGTGGCCCAAGATACCGGTGGAGCTGTTCGCGGGAATATTGTCGACCTCTTCTTTGAAACGCGGGAAGAAGCGATTCAGTGGGGACGGCGTAACGTAACGGTTTATATCTTGGAATAG
- a CDS encoding shikimate kinase, with amino-acid sequence MEANRHLIIVGMMGTGKTALGEKLAPLTGLRLVDTDAEVERKAAKSIPLIFLEEGEAGFRRLEKEVLTEVLMGPPSLITTGGGIVLNPDNVEAMKKAGWVVALKADPDELIHRLRGDTQRPLLAGDLVEKVRRLSRERKHAYDFADFILDTTGLTPEEAAHRVWEAWKQSARSERV; translated from the coding sequence ATGGAAGCGAACCGTCACCTGATCATTGTCGGTATGATGGGAACGGGAAAGACCGCGTTGGGGGAGAAATTGGCTCCCCTGACCGGATTGCGGCTGGTGGATACGGATGCCGAAGTGGAACGCAAGGCGGCAAAATCCATTCCCCTCATCTTTTTGGAAGAGGGGGAGGCGGGTTTTCGCCGTCTGGAAAAAGAAGTGTTGACGGAGGTTCTCATGGGTCCCCCTTCCCTCATTACCACCGGCGGCGGAATTGTATTGAATCCGGACAATGTGGAAGCCATGAAAAAAGCGGGTTGGGTTGTCGCGTTAAAGGCTGATCCCGACGAACTAATCCATCGCTTGCGGGGAGACACCCAACGCCCGCTTTTGGCCGGTGACTTAGTGGAGAAGGTACGGCGTTTATCAAGGGAAAGGAAGCATGCCTATGATTTTGCAGACTTCATCCTGGATACCACCGGTTTGACACCGGAAGAGGCGGCACATCGGGTGTGGGAGGCATGGAAACAGTCTGCGCGGAGCGAACGGGTTTAA
- a CDS encoding DUF1294 domain-containing protein: MVLLLLYIVGINGYGCLIMWRDKQQAVRGGWRVSERHLFTAALAGGGAGVWLGMKQFRHKTTRPAFRIGIPCIAVINGLLFALVLFGLW; encoded by the coding sequence ATGGTACTCTTGCTGCTTTATATCGTGGGGATCAACGGCTATGGTTGTCTGATCATGTGGCGTGACAAACAACAAGCGGTCCGAGGGGGGTGGCGCGTTTCTGAAAGGCACCTGTTTACTGCGGCCTTGGCGGGTGGCGGTGCCGGTGTATGGTTAGGGATGAAGCAATTTCGTCACAAGACGACCCGACCCGCTTTTCGAATCGGGATTCCTTGTATAGCGGTCATTAACGGGCTATTGTTTGCCTTGGTACTGTTTGGGTTGTGGTGA
- a CDS encoding cytochrome ubiquinol oxidase subunit I translates to MDPTILSRILTAETLAFHIIWATIGVGVPIFISIAEGWGIYKKDPHYILMARRWTRGFVITVAVGVVTGTCIGLMLSLLWPRFMQLAGNIISLPLFLETFAFFFEAIFLGIYLYTWDRFKKPIYHWLMSIPIVLGASLSAVFITTVNAFMNTPAGFSLSPDGEVVNIQPLAAMFNPATPTKVAHVLTSAYLTSAFLLAAIAAWHLLKGRSHVYYKKALKLTMILGLVLALATALAGDLSGKFLAEHVPEKLAAAEWHFETQRFAPLILFGWLDENQEVRGALEIPWALSILGGGTPDAEIIGLNEFPEDERPPLWIHYLFDGMVIIGLYLILISALFIWLWLRGKNPYHPWLLRGIVWAAPLSFLAIEFGWIYAEVGRQPWIIRGIMRVSEASTTADNVGVLLVLFTALYLALAVFASIVLLRLFKNRPAEKELEERGIEG, encoded by the coding sequence ATGGATCCCACCATATTAAGCCGAATCCTGACAGCGGAAACCCTGGCCTTTCACATCATTTGGGCAACCATCGGCGTAGGAGTCCCGATATTCATCTCGATCGCCGAAGGGTGGGGAATATACAAAAAAGATCCCCATTATATCCTGATGGCTCGTCGCTGGACCCGCGGTTTTGTCATTACCGTAGCCGTCGGGGTGGTAACCGGAACCTGTATCGGCTTGATGCTGAGCCTCTTATGGCCGCGGTTCATGCAGTTGGCCGGTAATATTATCAGCTTGCCACTGTTTTTGGAAACCTTTGCGTTTTTCTTTGAAGCGATTTTCTTAGGCATCTACCTATACACGTGGGATCGGTTTAAAAAGCCGATCTACCATTGGCTCATGTCGATTCCGATCGTGTTGGGAGCATCCCTATCAGCGGTTTTTATTACCACGGTCAATGCCTTCATGAATACTCCTGCCGGTTTTTCACTGAGCCCGGACGGGGAAGTGGTAAATATTCAACCCCTTGCGGCCATGTTCAATCCAGCCACACCCACGAAAGTGGCACATGTCTTGACATCGGCCTATCTCACCAGTGCATTCTTGCTTGCAGCCATTGCCGCCTGGCATTTGCTTAAAGGACGGTCCCACGTTTATTACAAAAAAGCGTTGAAACTGACCATGATCCTCGGGTTGGTTCTCGCCCTTGCGACTGCCTTGGCCGGCGATCTATCCGGTAAATTCCTGGCCGAGCACGTGCCGGAAAAACTGGCCGCGGCAGAGTGGCACTTTGAGACGCAACGATTTGCTCCGTTAATTTTGTTCGGTTGGCTCGATGAAAACCAGGAAGTGCGAGGCGCACTGGAGATCCCATGGGCACTGAGTATATTGGGGGGAGGCACTCCTGATGCGGAGATTATCGGATTAAACGAATTTCCCGAAGATGAGCGCCCCCCCCTGTGGATCCACTATCTGTTTGACGGGATGGTGATCATCGGCCTCTATCTGATTTTGATATCGGCTCTGTTTATCTGGCTCTGGTTACGCGGAAAGAACCCCTATCACCCATGGCTGTTGCGTGGGATTGTATGGGCGGCACCCCTTTCCTTCTTGGCGATTGAGTTCGGATGGATTTATGCAGAGGTGGGACGGCAACCCTGGATCATTCGGGGAATCATGAGAGTGAGTGAAGCTTCCACTACTGCTGACAATGTGGGGGTGTTGCTGGTCCTGTTTACCGCTCTCTATCTCGCCCTGGCCGTTTTCGCCAGCATCGTGCTTCTTCGACTGTTCAAAAACCGTCCGGCTGAAAAAGAGCTAGAAGAACGGGGAATCGAAGGATGA
- the ispG gene encoding flavodoxin-dependent (E)-4-hydroxy-3-methylbut-2-enyl-diphosphate synthase, producing MYHRTQTRPVKVGNIQIGGNDQVVVQSMTMTKTHDIKATVEEILRLEEAGCQIVRVACPDQRAAEAIPHIKKEVNIPLVADIHFDYRLALKAIEGGIDKIRINPGNIGKREKVEEVVRAAKERGIPMRIGVNAGSLERRILEKYGYPTADGMVESALFHIGILEDLDFQDIIVSLKASDVPLAIEAYTKAAERIPYPLHLGITESGTLFSGTVKSAAGMGAILSKGIGSTMRISLSADPVEEVKVARELLKSFGLAANAATLISCPTCGRIEIDLISIANEVEEYISKIKAPIKVSVLGCAVNGPGEAKEADIGIAGARGEGLLFRHGEIIRKVPEETMVEELKKEIDKLAEEHYRKQKMEEQKA from the coding sequence ATGTATCATCGCACGCAGACACGGCCGGTGAAGGTGGGCAACATCCAAATCGGCGGCAATGATCAAGTCGTGGTGCAGAGCATGACCATGACCAAAACCCATGATATAAAAGCGACAGTGGAGGAGATTTTGCGCCTGGAAGAGGCGGGGTGCCAAATCGTTCGGGTGGCTTGCCCGGACCAGCGGGCAGCCGAAGCCATTCCCCACATTAAAAAAGAAGTGAATATCCCACTGGTGGCGGATATCCATTTTGATTACCGTCTGGCGTTGAAAGCGATTGAAGGCGGTATTGACAAAATCCGGATCAACCCGGGGAATATCGGAAAAAGGGAAAAAGTAGAAGAAGTAGTCCGCGCGGCCAAGGAGCGTGGCATTCCGATGCGAATCGGAGTAAATGCAGGCTCCCTGGAACGACGCATTCTGGAGAAGTATGGGTACCCTACTGCCGATGGCATGGTGGAAAGTGCCCTGTTCCATATCGGCATTTTGGAGGATCTGGATTTTCAGGATATCATCGTCTCTCTCAAAGCCTCCGACGTGCCGCTGGCCATTGAGGCCTATACCAAAGCAGCGGAACGGATCCCGTATCCGTTGCATCTGGGTATCACGGAGTCGGGTACGCTCTTTTCCGGCACGGTGAAAAGCGCGGCAGGGATGGGAGCGATTTTGTCCAAGGGCATTGGTTCCACCATGCGGATCTCCCTCAGCGCCGATCCGGTGGAGGAAGTAAAGGTGGCCCGTGAGCTGTTGAAAAGCTTTGGCTTAGCAGCCAATGCCGCCACCCTGATCTCTTGTCCCACTTGCGGCCGGATTGAAATCGATCTGATCTCCATCGCAAATGAAGTGGAAGAATACATCTCCAAAATCAAAGCACCCATCAAGGTTTCGGTATTGGGATGCGCGGTAAACGGGCCGGGTGAAGCAAAAGAAGCCGATATCGGAATCGCCGGTGCCCGCGGAGAAGGCCTTCTCTTCCGTCACGGGGAGATTATCCGCAAAGTTCCGGAAGAGACCATGGTGGAAGAACTGAAGAAAGAAATCGACAAACTGGCGGAAGAACACTACCGCAAACAAAAGATGGAAGAGCAAAAAGCATAA
- a CDS encoding VanW family protein — protein sequence MKAIMTGWLVLIFLCGCTLQPPPPPKQAENLPPLEQVKQPASMLILTDDERRWELDLAEVGFDGVDPTTLDRGAFFRWLANHVESEVNRPPMSAHFEKRELKPHRDGRQVDRDELEGWLDHIHTHLNKVSELPIQVWKPAITTKTLLRIKEKRLGSYGTRYNPRNANRTHNILLSTRAIDHVVLAEGEVFSFNQVVGMRTPERGYKPAPVIVRGEYTEGIGGGICQTSSTLFNSVERAGLRVLQRVSHSKNVTYVPKGQDATVSWGGPDFRFQNQLNEPILVVANANRGWLVVDIYGSGDTSHRPRPTPEPPKEEPDVEKVPPKKQQPLNQEAEEYRNRPLMREELEQKQS from the coding sequence ATGAAAGCGATCATGACAGGATGGTTGGTTCTTATTTTCCTTTGCGGCTGCACGCTCCAACCTCCTCCCCCTCCCAAACAGGCTGAAAATCTCCCTCCGTTGGAACAGGTGAAGCAACCCGCTTCCATGTTGATTTTGACAGACGATGAGCGACGCTGGGAATTGGATCTGGCCGAAGTGGGCTTTGACGGTGTAGATCCCACCACGTTGGACCGCGGGGCTTTTTTCCGGTGGCTGGCCAATCACGTCGAATCCGAGGTGAATCGTCCGCCCATGTCTGCCCACTTTGAAAAGCGGGAATTAAAACCCCACCGGGATGGGAGACAAGTGGACCGGGATGAATTGGAAGGGTGGCTGGACCATATCCATACCCACCTGAATAAGGTATCGGAGTTGCCTATTCAGGTATGGAAACCGGCAATCACCACCAAAACCCTGCTCCGAATTAAGGAAAAGCGTCTGGGATCCTATGGGACTCGCTATAATCCCCGCAATGCCAATCGGACCCACAACATTCTCCTGTCCACTCGGGCCATCGACCATGTGGTGTTGGCGGAAGGAGAAGTGTTTTCCTTTAACCAGGTGGTGGGGATGCGCACTCCAGAACGGGGTTACAAACCGGCTCCCGTGATTGTACGGGGTGAGTATACCGAAGGGATCGGCGGGGGGATCTGCCAGACTTCTTCCACCCTGTTCAACAGTGTGGAACGGGCGGGTCTGCGGGTATTGCAGCGGGTAAGCCACAGCAAGAACGTCACCTATGTGCCAAAGGGACAAGATGCTACCGTCTCCTGGGGAGGGCCGGACTTTCGGTTTCAAAATCAATTAAATGAGCCCATATTGGTGGTGGCAAATGCAAACAGGGGATGGCTGGTTGTGGATATTTACGGATCCGGAGATACGTCCCACCGCCCCCGACCGACACCAGAGCCGCCAAAAGAGGAACCGGACGTGGAAAAGGTGCCTCCCAAGAAGCAACAGCCGCTGAATCAAGAGGCGGAGGAATACCGAAACCGTCCCTTGATGCGGGAGGAGTTGGAACAGAAGCAATCGTGA
- a CDS encoding gamma-glutamyl-gamma-aminobutyrate hydrolase family protein encodes MKPLIGLTLSYRHREGYWQLSRDNSEAVWSLGGMPVALPYTEDIHAIKAWAHRLDGLVLTGGNDIDPHLFGEEPIPGLGEVEPERDQVETALVREMIRQGKPVLAICRGCQILAIALDGDMYQDLASQRQGLLQHSQRAPRSHASHSIRIRKGTRLHRLAGSDTAKVNSFHHQAVRRVPASCILSATAPDGVVEAFEGKGGDFLMGVQWHPENMVKQDPLARALYRDFIEACMETAKKQTPVHPNEYR; translated from the coding sequence ATGAAGCCGTTGATCGGGTTAACCTTATCCTATCGCCACCGGGAAGGGTATTGGCAACTGAGCAGGGATAACAGTGAAGCGGTGTGGTCTTTGGGCGGGATGCCGGTGGCTCTCCCATACACGGAGGACATCCATGCGATTAAAGCTTGGGCTCACCGATTGGACGGCCTGGTTTTAACCGGTGGAAATGACATTGATCCGCATTTGTTCGGGGAAGAGCCGATTCCGGGTTTGGGTGAAGTAGAACCGGAAAGGGACCAGGTGGAGACCGCGCTGGTTCGTGAGATGATCCGCCAGGGAAAACCGGTTTTGGCTATCTGTAGAGGGTGTCAAATATTGGCGATCGCATTGGATGGGGATATGTATCAAGACTTGGCCAGTCAACGTCAAGGCCTTTTGCAGCACAGCCAGCGCGCCCCCCGCTCCCATGCTTCTCATTCCATCCGAATTCGAAAGGGAACCCGACTGCACCGCTTGGCCGGTTCAGATACGGCAAAGGTGAACAGCTTTCATCACCAGGCTGTTCGGCGGGTACCGGCATCCTGCATCTTATCCGCCACTGCGCCGGACGGAGTGGTGGAAGCGTTTGAAGGGAAGGGAGGCGATTTTTTGATGGGGGTGCAGTGGCATCCGGAGAATATGGTGAAACAGGATCCCTTGGCACGGGCATTATACCGCGATTTTATCGAAGCTTGTATGGAAACGGCCAAAAAACAGACCCCCGTCCATCCGAACGAATACCGGTGA
- a CDS encoding DUF378 domain-containing protein: MSGWSRLALILVVVGALNWLLIGLFQWDLVSALFGGEAIRASSWFSRVIYTIIGLAGIYCIKFLFEARTPAGNVE, encoded by the coding sequence ATGAGCGGTTGGTCTCGACTCGCTTTAATCTTAGTTGTTGTGGGAGCGTTAAATTGGCTCTTGATAGGGCTGTTTCAATGGGATTTGGTATCGGCTTTGTTCGGCGGTGAAGCCATCCGGGCTTCTTCCTGGTTCAGCCGAGTGATCTATACCATTATCGGCCTGGCTGGAATATACTGTATTAAATTCCTGTTTGAAGCCAGAACCCCTGCCGGCAATGTGGAGTAA
- a CDS encoding cytochrome d ubiquinol oxidase subunit II, whose amino-acid sequence MSLELIGITVLWTFLYGYLIVASIDFGAGFFSYYSVLTKKEHLINQIIDRYLSPVWEVTNVFLVFFFVGIVGFFPDTAYYYGTALLIPGGVALLLLSIRGSFYAFANYGARRSRTSLFLYGVTGLFIPASLSTVLTISEGGFIEKTPEGEIRFLAWELFTSPYSWSVIFLALVSVLFISASFLTYYAFKAGDYPAMGVLRRYALTWSGPTILASLLVFAALSRHNPIHFEQAAFSYGWMFACSLLFFLGAVWLIWRKRFLGWAFVLVMLQFFFAFFGYGASHLPYLLYPYVTIQSALTNTTMGWALVIAFIAGLLLLIPSLILLMRLFLFNARYVQGEKDTKI is encoded by the coding sequence ATGTCGCTGGAATTGATTGGAATCACCGTCCTATGGACATTCCTGTATGGATACCTCATCGTGGCGTCCATCGACTTTGGAGCCGGTTTTTTCTCTTATTACAGTGTCCTTACCAAAAAAGAACACCTGATCAACCAGATCATTGACCGTTATCTGTCGCCGGTCTGGGAAGTGACCAATGTGTTTCTCGTCTTTTTCTTCGTCGGGATCGTCGGCTTCTTTCCCGACACCGCTTATTACTACGGAACCGCACTGCTGATCCCCGGCGGGGTGGCGCTGTTGCTTCTCTCCATCCGCGGTTCCTTTTATGCCTTTGCCAATTACGGAGCCCGCAGAAGTCGAACCTCCCTCTTTTTATACGGGGTGACGGGCCTGTTCATCCCGGCATCCCTGTCAACGGTGCTCACCATTTCCGAAGGGGGTTTCATTGAGAAAACCCCGGAAGGGGAGATCCGCTTTTTAGCTTGGGAGTTGTTCACCAGTCCTTACTCCTGGTCGGTGATATTTCTGGCCTTGGTCAGCGTTTTGTTCATCAGCGCCAGTTTTCTGACGTATTATGCCTTCAAAGCCGGTGATTATCCTGCGATGGGAGTTCTTCGTCGATATGCCCTGACTTGGAGCGGACCCACCATCTTGGCCAGCTTGCTGGTTTTTGCCGCTTTATCCCGTCACAATCCCATCCATTTTGAACAAGCCGCCTTTTCATACGGATGGATGTTTGCGTGCTCATTGCTTTTCTTTTTGGGTGCCGTCTGGCTCATCTGGAGAAAGCGATTCCTGGGGTGGGCATTTGTTCTCGTGATGCTCCAGTTTTTCTTCGCTTTCTTCGGTTACGGGGCATCCCACTTGCCCTATCTGTTGTACCCCTATGTGACGATTCAGTCAGCTTTGACCAATACAACGATGGGATGGGCACTCGTCATCGCCTTTATCGCCGGTCTGCTGTTGCTGATCCCTTCCTTGATTCTGTTGATGAGGTTGTTTTTGTTTAATGCTCGCTACGTGCAAGGAGAAAAAGATACAAAAATATAA
- a CDS encoding YqzE family protein encodes MSSQDYIKFLVQEMVRYMDTPKQKRKEVRQQRKEQRPGWMAHWFGMVPFGVKMFADKQRNRLLRDGGSK; translated from the coding sequence GTGTCGTCTCAGGATTATATCAAATTCTTGGTTCAGGAAATGGTCCGTTACATGGACACACCGAAACAGAAACGAAAAGAGGTTCGGCAACAGCGGAAAGAACAACGTCCGGGGTGGATGGCCCACTGGTTCGGGATGGTTCCGTTCGGTGTGAAAATGTTTGCCGATAAGCAACGAAATCGTTTGTTACGGGATGGTGGTTCCAAATGA
- a CDS encoding YkuS family protein — translation MNQRVAVEQGLSQVSQYLRQQGCDVVDLSADQMAAAECDCCVISGEDKDMMGMQDTQSDQVVINAEGMTAEDVYQAIQRRMNRTQ, via the coding sequence TTGAACCAGCGTGTCGCTGTTGAACAGGGATTGTCTCAGGTAAGCCAATATTTGCGTCAACAGGGTTGTGACGTCGTGGATCTGTCGGCTGATCAAATGGCTGCCGCCGAATGCGATTGCTGTGTCATTTCCGGAGAGGATAAAGATATGATGGGTATGCAGGATACGCAATCGGACCAGGTTGTGATCAATGCCGAGGGCATGACGGCGGAAGACGTGTACCAAGCGATTCAACGACGGATGAACCGGACACAGTAA
- a CDS encoding peptide ABC transporter substrate-binding protein: MIKKSCIGILLFVFIFAFVGCYGESSQSGAEMQQVLRITAGNEIPTMDSTGTLDVLSQSVINNVFEGLYRFGKDSKPIPGIARSHEVSQDGKTYTFHLRKAKWSNGTPVTAHDFIYAWKKSLHPDSLSIYAYLFDDIKNAAAIQDKSSSLYGNVDKLGVKAIDDYTLEVKLEKPVPYFLSLVSFPSFFPQNEEFVDSQGDQYGLETEHLIFNGPFILDNWKHEEGWELKKNPDYWDADTVKLDKVKVKVVKDTSTAVNLYESNDIDIVNLSAEFVDSYQDSPEYSTMVKPEVYFIRMNQKNEFLKNRHIRKAIDLGWDKKELTEQILNNGSLPAYYLVPKDFVTGPDGRDFRSEYSDFNTGGVKEAKKHWEKGLKELGVNQVELELLSYDDELSKTVTSYIRNQLETNLPGLSLRINRQPNKQKIVLESKMDYELSYSGWNPDFQDPITFVDLFVSDGPYNWSDYKNPEADRLVYAAKSESDAKERWSLLQEAERIFIEEDAVISPMFQTGQARLMKPYVKGYVSHPLAVSASYKWTYME, from the coding sequence GTGATAAAAAAAAGTTGTATCGGGATTCTGCTCTTTGTCTTCATCTTTGCTTTCGTGGGGTGTTATGGAGAAAGCTCACAGTCTGGTGCGGAGATGCAGCAAGTACTGCGCATAACGGCGGGAAATGAGATTCCCACGATGGATTCCACCGGAACGTTGGATGTGTTGTCCCAAAGTGTTATTAACAACGTGTTTGAAGGGTTGTACCGATTTGGAAAGGACAGCAAACCAATCCCCGGGATCGCCCGATCCCATGAGGTAAGTCAAGACGGTAAAACCTACACCTTTCACCTACGGAAAGCCAAATGGAGTAACGGCACCCCTGTCACCGCACACGATTTCATCTATGCGTGGAAAAAGTCCCTGCACCCGGATTCTCTTTCCATTTACGCCTATCTTTTTGATGATATCAAAAACGCCGCGGCTATTCAGGATAAAAGCAGTTCGCTGTATGGAAACGTAGACAAGCTGGGAGTGAAAGCGATTGACGACTATACATTGGAAGTAAAGCTGGAAAAGCCGGTCCCCTACTTTCTCAGCTTGGTGTCGTTTCCCTCTTTCTTTCCCCAAAATGAGGAGTTTGTGGATTCCCAGGGGGATCAATATGGCCTCGAAACCGAGCACTTAATCTTTAACGGCCCTTTTATCCTGGATAACTGGAAACACGAAGAAGGATGGGAACTGAAAAAGAACCCGGATTATTGGGATGCCGATACGGTCAAATTGGACAAAGTGAAGGTCAAGGTCGTCAAAGATACCTCTACTGCTGTCAATTTATATGAATCCAACGACATCGACATCGTCAATCTAAGTGCAGAGTTTGTCGATTCCTATCAAGACAGTCCGGAATACAGCACCATGGTCAAACCGGAAGTATATTTTATTCGAATGAATCAAAAGAATGAATTCTTGAAAAACAGGCATATTCGAAAGGCCATCGATCTGGGTTGGGACAAAAAAGAATTAACGGAACAGATCTTGAATAACGGATCTCTTCCTGCTTACTACCTCGTTCCCAAAGACTTTGTCACGGGTCCTGACGGTAGAGATTTCCGTTCTGAATACAGCGACTTTAACACCGGTGGGGTAAAAGAAGCAAAAAAGCATTGGGAGAAAGGGTTAAAAGAACTTGGCGTAAACCAGGTGGAGTTGGAACTTCTATCCTATGACGATGAACTGAGCAAAACCGTCACCTCCTACATCCGAAACCAGTTGGAAACGAATCTCCCCGGTTTATCTTTACGTATCAATCGACAGCCAAATAAACAAAAAATCGTGCTGGAAAGCAAAATGGACTATGAACTATCTTACTCCGGTTGGAATCCGGATTTTCAAGATCCCATCACCTTTGTGGACCTATTTGTTTCTGATGGTCCTTACAACTGGTCCGATTACAAAAATCCTGAAGCGGACCGTCTTGTATATGCAGCCAAAAGCGAAAGTGATGCGAAAGAACGCTGGTCCCTGCTTCAAGAAGCAGAGCGCATCTTTATAGAAGAAGATGCTGTGATCTCTCCGATGTTCCAAACGGGGCAAGCCCGGTTGATGAAACCTTATGTCAAAGGATATGTCTCTCATCCGTTAGCGGTGTCAGCCAGCTATAAATGGACGTATATGGAATAA